The Primulina tabacum isolate GXHZ01 chromosome 16, ASM2559414v2, whole genome shotgun sequence genome window below encodes:
- the LOC142529567 gene encoding uncharacterized protein LOC142529567, giving the protein MYLFQKSRLRMCFRVYHSHHTAHGGDADSLGHKAHHSVRIMRDMLDRMVEGQFLLTVYDMESPEVGRILDGNRIHLCRSACALINFHIVEMHRPERCLRQFGMRQGIPPTATYFDNFHKLTRQGWNNFDWATYHKDCVEIWNDRYNFVIGEDYVIPGTPAITVDYVGWYHRILQIALSPPVVPSNIMGYHPVDANYRYFSTRPAHLQYPPMWTGNEFEPGPSSSNMAYTTPPMVSSFPSYDAGYYTPFAGSFIQFLQSDFRPGMNESRPTFNTSPIPFEQYSDTEGYERWWEHCRYQYICSPNKYAWR; this is encoded by the exons ATGTATCTATTTCAGAAGAGCAGGCTGCGGATGTGCTTCAGGGTCTATCATTCCCACCATACAGCGCACG GTGGAGACGCGGATTCTCTTGGACACAAGGCCCATCATTCGGTCCGTATAATGAGAGATATGCTTGACAGGATGGTAGAAGGGCAG TTTCTATTGACAGTTTATGATATGGAGTCCCCGGAGGTTGGCAGAATTCTTGATGGAAATAGAATTCATCTATGTCGGTCAGCATGCGCATTGATCAATTTTCATATAGTTGAGATGCATAGACCAGAGCGGTGTCTCCGACAGTTTGGAATGCGTCAGGGTATTCCGCCAACTGCTACTTACTTCGATAATTTCCATAAACTGACGCGACAAGGCTGGAATAACTTTGATTGGGCGACATATCACAAAGATTGTGTAGAAATATGGAATGACAGATATAATTTTGTGATTGGTGAGGATTATGTCATACCTGGTACACCCGCCATCACAGTGGACTATGTTGGTTGGTATCATCGCATTTTACAAATAGCGCTCTCGCCGCCAGTGGTACCTTCAAACATCATGGGCTACCATCCTGTTGATGCAAACTACCGATATTTTAGC ACACGCCCAGCTCATTTGCAATATCCACCGATGTGGACAGGAAATGAGTTTGAACCCGGACCATCATCTTCAAATATGGCATACACTACTCCGCCAATGGTTTCAAGCTTTCCATCGTATGACGCTGGTTACTACACTCCATTTGCTGGTAGTTTTATACAATTTTTACAAAGTGACTTTCGACCGGGTATGAATGAGAGTCGGCCTACATTTAACACGTCGCCCATACCATTTGAACAATATTCTGATACAGAAGGGTATGAACGTTGGTGGGAACATTGCCGATACCAGTACATCTGCAGCCCAAACAAGTACGCATGGAGATGA
- the LOC142529757 gene encoding uncharacterized protein LOC142529757 — MEGWQRILQSFVRQASKRYLYSHSASFSTFNQSEAYRVSAEMSDLSRLRNSYIPTISRPRHQYLQKWGFTSTRSLLTDTSDAIPISSPLLPALPASTGSDETQKTICKASRVQAVLKGIKQSPKKVNLVAEFVRGMRVEDALLQLQVTVKRAAKTVYQVIHSARANATHNHDLNADRLLVAEAFTGKGLYKKRVSYHSKGRCGIKVRPECRLTVVLREMTPEEEAKIARLKVHNFRKLSKQEKRLVPHKLIETTPIWNRKSKTSSQQSIVAR; from the exons ATGGAGGGTTGGCAGCGGATTTTGCAATCGTTCGTGCGCCAGGCTTCCAAGAGATATCTTTACAGTCACAGTGCCTCATTCAGTACTTTTAATCAGTCAGAGGCTTATCGGGTGTCTG CTGAGATGTCTGATTTATCAAGACTGCGGAATTCATACATTCCCACCATTTCAAGGCCACGACATCAATATCTACAGAAATGG GGATTCACCAGTACGAGGAGCTTACTCACAGACACATCTGATGCAATTCCTATATCTTCCCCATTACTACCGGCTTTACCTGCAAGTACTGGAAGTGATGAAACTCAAAAGACAATTTGCAAGGCTTCTAGAGTTCAAGCAGTGCTAAAGGGAATAAAACAG AGTCCCAAGAAGGTAAACTTGGTTGCTGAATTTGTTCGAGGAATGCGTGTTGAAGATGCGTTGTTGCAGTTGCAAGTTACTGTCAAGCGAGCTGCCAAAACTGTCTACCAg GTTATACATTCAGCTCGTGCCAATGCAACACACAATCATGATCTTAATGCTGACCGTCTTCTTGTTG CTGAGGCATTTACTGGAAAAGGATTGTACAAGAAAAGGGTATCATACCATTCCAAAGGCAGATGTGGAATAAAAGTGAGACCAGAGTGTAGACTGACTGTAGTACTCAGGGAGATGACCCCAGAAGAAGAAGCTAAGATAGCTAGGTTGAAGGTGCACAATTTCCGTAAGCTTTCTAAACAAGAGAAAAGACTCGTGCCCCATAAACTTATCGAGACCACTCCAATATGGAATCGCAAAAGCAAAACAAGTAGCCAGCAATCCATTGTGGCTAGATAA
- the LOC142528216 gene encoding villin-4-like isoform X2 has product MTEDIFILDCHSDIYVWVGQQVQSKKKMNPLNVGEKFLERDFLLEKLSLQTPIYIITEGSEPTFFTRFFSWDSTKSMMHGDSFQRKLSVLLHGVSAISGPKRRTPISYGGRSAAPEKPQRSRSVSSFSPDRVRVRGRSPAFNAIAANFENTNARNMSTPPPMVTKLFPKSGTLDSAKLTSRSAAIALISAGFEQPAPARDFTIPRSVKVSPESPKSKSETNADKNSNDSPKPKPETILENVKEGEAEEDGELPVHPYERLTTTSTDPVEDIDVTKREKYLSSQEFKEKFEMTKDAFYKLPKWKQNKIKMTHQLF; this is encoded by the exons ATGACTGAGGATATATTCATTCTTGACTGCCACTCGGACATTTATGTCTGGGTTGGGCAACAAGTGCAGTCCAAGAAAAAGATGAACCCCTTAAATGTAGGGGAG AAATTTTTGGAGCGGGATTTTCTTCTCGAGAAATTATCTCTTCAAActccaatatatataataacAGAAGGATCCGAGCCAACATTTTTTACTCGTTTTTTCTCATGGGActctacaaaatccatg ATGCATGGAGACTCTTTCCAAAGAAAACTTTCCGTTCTTTTGCATGGCGTTTCAGCAATTTCAGGT CCTAAACGGAGAACGCCTATCTCCTATGGTGGGAGATCTGCTGCACCTGAAAAACCTCAGCGTTCTAGAAGTGTGTCATCATTTAGCCCTGATAGAGTTCGTGTAAGAGGCAGGTCTCCTGCGTTTAATGCTATAGCCGCTAATTTTGAAAACACAAATGCAAGAAATATGTCAACTCCTCCTCCAATGGTGACAAAGCTTTTTCCGAAATCCGGTACCCTGGATTCAGCAAAACTGACTTCAAGATCAGCAGCCATAGCTTTGATAAGTGCAGGTTTTGAACAACCAGCACCTGCTCGAGACTTCACCATACCACGCTCTGTCAAAG TGAGCCCTGAGTCACCCAAATCAAAATCTGAGACCAATGCCGATAAAAACTCTAATGACTCACCGAAACCAAAGCCAGAGACAATACTTGAAAACGTAAAGGAGGGTGAAGCTGAAGAGGACGGAGAACTTCCAGTACACCCATATGAACGTCTCACAACTACATCAACTGATCCTGTTGAAGATATTGACGTTACCAAGCGTGAG AAATATTTGTCTTCACAAGAGTTCAAGGAGAAATTTGAGATGACTAAGGATGCTTTCTATAAGTTGCCTAAATGGAAACAGAATAAGATCAAAATGACACATCAGTTGTTTTAA
- the LOC142528216 gene encoding villin-4-like isoform X1, with protein MTEDIFILDCHSDIYVWVGQQVQSKKKMNPLNVGEKFLERDFLLEKLSLQTPIYIITEGSEPTFFTRFFSWDSTKSMMHGDSFQRKLSVLLHGVSAISGKPKRRTPISYGGRSAAPEKPQRSRSVSSFSPDRVRVRGRSPAFNAIAANFENTNARNMSTPPPMVTKLFPKSGTLDSAKLTSRSAAIALISAGFEQPAPARDFTIPRSVKVSPESPKSKSETNADKNSNDSPKPKPETILENVKEGEAEEDGELPVHPYERLTTTSTDPVEDIDVTKREKYLSSQEFKEKFEMTKDAFYKLPKWKQNKIKMTHQLF; from the exons ATGACTGAGGATATATTCATTCTTGACTGCCACTCGGACATTTATGTCTGGGTTGGGCAACAAGTGCAGTCCAAGAAAAAGATGAACCCCTTAAATGTAGGGGAG AAATTTTTGGAGCGGGATTTTCTTCTCGAGAAATTATCTCTTCAAActccaatatatataataacAGAAGGATCCGAGCCAACATTTTTTACTCGTTTTTTCTCATGGGActctacaaaatccatg ATGCATGGAGACTCTTTCCAAAGAAAACTTTCCGTTCTTTTGCATGGCGTTTCAGCAATTTCAGGT AAGCCTAAACGGAGAACGCCTATCTCCTATGGTGGGAGATCTGCTGCACCTGAAAAACCTCAGCGTTCTAGAAGTGTGTCATCATTTAGCCCTGATAGAGTTCGTGTAAGAGGCAGGTCTCCTGCGTTTAATGCTATAGCCGCTAATTTTGAAAACACAAATGCAAGAAATATGTCAACTCCTCCTCCAATGGTGACAAAGCTTTTTCCGAAATCCGGTACCCTGGATTCAGCAAAACTGACTTCAAGATCAGCAGCCATAGCTTTGATAAGTGCAGGTTTTGAACAACCAGCACCTGCTCGAGACTTCACCATACCACGCTCTGTCAAAG TGAGCCCTGAGTCACCCAAATCAAAATCTGAGACCAATGCCGATAAAAACTCTAATGACTCACCGAAACCAAAGCCAGAGACAATACTTGAAAACGTAAAGGAGGGTGAAGCTGAAGAGGACGGAGAACTTCCAGTACACCCATATGAACGTCTCACAACTACATCAACTGATCCTGTTGAAGATATTGACGTTACCAAGCGTGAG AAATATTTGTCTTCACAAGAGTTCAAGGAGAAATTTGAGATGACTAAGGATGCTTTCTATAAGTTGCCTAAATGGAAACAGAATAAGATCAAAATGACACATCAGTTGTTTTAA
- the LOC142528217 gene encoding uncharacterized protein LOC142528217 isoform X1: MYDAGIPFNAVKYDSLQPCIDAIGTFGVGMKPLSYHEVRVKYLKKELTNTNLFLKSYEEDHARYGCTIMADVWTDKKSRTLINFLVNGPKGTIFVESVDASSYSHTANKMYELLSKFVNRIGEQDVVQVVTDNASCNVRAGRLLENNFSHLYWTPCAAHCLDLMLEEIFKIPNLKKLHERVLMVNGYIYNRPQLLSMMREFTGQRDMVRTAKTRFATAFFDFKAVSSSRSKSEKDVYI, from the exons ATGTATGATGCCGGAATTCCTTTTAATGCTGTTAAATACGATTCTTTGCAACCCTGTATTGATGCTATTGGGACTTTTGGAGTGGGAATGAAACCTCTATCATATCATGAAGTAAGAGTTAAGTATTTGAAGAAGGAGTTGACAAATACGAACCTGTTTCTCAAATCCTACGAAGAAGATCATGCTAGGTATGGTTGTACAATCATGGCAGATGTGTGGACGGATAAAAAAAGTAGAACTCTTATAAATTTTTTGGTAAATGGTCCTAAAGGAACTATATTTGTTGAATCGGTGGATGCTTCAAGTTATTCTCACACTGCTAATAAGATGTATGAGTTACTTTCTAAATTTGTGAATCGAATTGGAGAACAGGATGTGGTTCAGGTTGTAACAGataatgcaagctgcaatgttAGAGCag GTCGTCTTTTGGAAAACAATTTTTCACACTTGTATTGGACTCCATGTGCAGCTCATTGCTTAGATTTGATGCTtgaggaaatattcaaaattcCTAACCTCAAAAAATTGCATGAACGGGTATTGATGGTGAATGGTTATATTTACAATAGACCACAATTGTTGAGCATGATGAGAGAGTTTACTGGACAGAGAGACATGGTAAGAACTGCAAAGACTCGTTTCGCAACCGCATTTTTTGACTTTAAAGCGGTTTCAAGTTCAAGAAGCAAATCTGAGAAAGATGTTTACATCTGA
- the LOC142528217 gene encoding uncharacterized protein LOC142528217 isoform X2: MFTSEKFAKSRYSRETAGKRVAEVILMPSFWKTTVFSLKVGGPLLKVLLLVDGEKRSPMGYIYEAMDRAKKAIAASLNNNEEKYRGIFEIFDKRWNVQLHHPLHAAGYFLNPEFFYSNRDIENDEEVLEGLYTCIARLVRGEDLQDKITNQLDKYKKAGLFGLPMAIRQRASKSPADWWSTYGASTPELKTFAMKILYLTCSSSGCERNWSVFEHIHSKKKK, from the exons ATGTTTACATCTGAAAAGTTTGCAAAAAGTCGATATTCTAGAGAGACGGCTGGAAAACGTGTTGCAGAAGTGATATTGATGCCTTCTTTTTGGAAAACTACGGTTTTTTCATTAAAAGTTGGCGGCCCATTGCTGAAAGTATTGCTGCTAGTAGACGGTGAAAAAAGGTCTCCAATGGGTTACATCTATGAGGCAATGGACAGAGCCAAAAAAGCTATTGCTGCATCACTTAATAATAATGAAGAGAAATATCGTGGTATTTTTGAAATCTTCGACAAAAGATGGAACGTTCAACTCCATCATCCTTTGCATGCGGCTGGATATTTCTTAAATCCTGAGTTTTTTTACTCAAATCGTGACATAGAAAATGATGAAGAAGTGTTGGAGGGTCTGTACACATGCATAGCTAGATTGGTGCGAGGTGAAGATTTACAAGATAAGATTACAAATCAATTGGATAAATACAAAAAAGCAGGACTTTTTGGTTTACCCATGGCTATTAGACAAAGAGCTTCAAAATCACCAG CTGATTGGTGGTCTACTTATGGTGCATCAACACCTGAATTAAAAACATTTGCAATGAAGATTTTGTACCTCACATGCTCTTCTTCAGGTTGTGAACGTAATTGGAGTGTATTTGAACAT ATacattctaaaaaaaaaaaatag